The sequence TTCCACCTCTAATGCCCTGTAGCTCTCCTCCTGTCATACTTCACCAACTTGTGCTGGGATAGTTTGGATGTGTGGGAAAACTGCAGCTAAATGTAATATAATGTATTCTCAAGAATACAGtacattattttttttttcttctcaagGACAAATGTTGCCTCTACAAGTGCGCTAGCACCTCACTGTCTTAGATTTCTTATCTCATTGCCACATCCTGCTTGCATGTATGTTTCTGCCTTTCTCTAAAGCATGATGTTGCTTCCATCTATAGCAAATTTAAACAGTAAAGTTGACTAAACCAGGTAAACTGGTTTTGGGAAAACAAATGATCCAACTTGAACTGCAGCCTAACCAATGAACTTAAACTTGATTCACTTATGTGTAAGTTGCCTGCCAGTCAGTAAGTTGCTGTGATATCACAAGTCAATGGAAAGGGAGTgaggtgtgtgcatgcacttttGTCTTTAAATAGCCTGTAATGTATGTCTTTTCCACTTGCTGTTTCTGTGGTCTGGAGCGCATGTAGCTTCAAGGTAATCAGAATGAGGGCCAATTCCTATAGCCCCCCCCTACACATAGCTTCCCTCCAACTCACATTGTGCTGTACATGTTGTCAATGAATTATCTGAATTTACTGTTATTACAGTTTTCCATTTGTACATTTCTGCTTAGCCTGTGCTAGGAAAGTTGTGATGTGTTCACTCCGTGTGCAGTGTAATCCATGCTGAGAAGAAAAAGCATATAGCTTGCATGTAGTCCTGTGAATTGAACTCTATTAAGTCTGCAAAGAATGATGCAGGAGATATTTTGGCTGGAGTCAGAGGGCACTGGAAACGTCAAAGAGCTGCTTATCGAAATAGGAAATCTTTGTCATGTGTGTTCTCTGCACTTGCCAAGAAAGGAATTAGGAGGATGGATTGTCAACTTTGTTGTTGCTTTTCTGTGTAGTGGGTAACTTGGCTCACTTGTTGCAGCTAATTGGAATTGTTCCTTGAAATGCTTAGGCGGCTTTGTCATAAAGCATTGTTTTGTTCCTGTAAggtgttttaacatattttgaaGTGTAGGATGTTGAATGCAGGATGCTGTCCTAGTTCAAAGAGCTAGGCTAATTAATTTCCATGACTAGTTGGGCTCTGTGATTCTGTGTGCGTGTTGATATAGTTTACATGATGTCACATTTATAAGGTTGATAGATATGCTAGTTAAATGGCACATCAGTGTATGCAACTAGTCATTGACAGAATCGGAAAacaaggacttccaatcgtcatggaacccatgccattggatcaaagcctttttctgtcaagattgtgtgttgatcgtggtgcaccgatctccccacataaaacaaattcacgcacaggcgttcTCCATAACAAAAGTCACAtggtgattggcaaatggcgacgggggcaggactgtgaaatccagaagcccttagtcatggtctggtacatcggtggtggatacagattcagatggatccattgttaaagactatattttggaagacaatcttactcggtcatgagtgatcgccaagaagaagtggttagagtgtcagactgggacctgggagaccagggctcaagtCCCTGCTCGGCCATGATGCTCGctgggtgatcatgggccagtcactgtctctctcggtctaatctacctcacagggttgttgtgaggatcaaatggagagggggagaaatgtTTGTAGaacgccttgagctccttggaggaaaggtgagatataaatgtaataaatttaaaaaaatcaaattggctGAATTGCAGAACTTGGTAGGTTTAGATATATTTTTAGAGTTATCTTTGGTTTTCTATACAGTGTTAAGCTACTAAAAATggactaaagcagggatggggaatctatagtcctccagctattgctggactacaatgtgCATTATCTCTAATTGTTGCCatggtgggtggggctgatgggaactggagtccaacaactgctCTGTTCTCCACCCCTGAACTAAAGGGTGAGAGAAGAAAGAGCAGCACAGAGAGGAAAAGTTGTTTGCTGAAAGTTATATTGTATGACAGTGACAGCGTTTAATTAGAGCTAATGatgaatacagataaaatacaggaAGTAATCCATCTGGATTACTGAATAGTTTGACTTGTGAAAGAAAATTAGCTACTCTACTGAAAACCATATTGATGATTCCAAAGAACTTTCCGAAGCAGATGCAAGAAATGTTAACATTTTTTCCTGATGGTTTTTCTCCACAGAATGGATGACTGGATTTTCTAAATGTTTAGGAAGCCCGTTTTGATCCCACTGGAAGAACAGCAGGGGTGTATAAAACAACCACCACTTTCttaccaaaatgcatacattaattgGAGATACTACATATTCTAACCCTAAAATTCCCAGTGTTGGTGTTGTGGCTAGGGTTGGAAAAGCTGACTGCACTTAACCGCTGGGCTATTTCCAgctagtgtggcaaagtggttagagtgttggactatgacctcggagaccagggtcaaatccccactcagccatgaagtccactgggtaaccttgggctaatcactgtgtcttagcctaacctacctcacaggggtgttgtgacaataaaatggagagggggagaaacatatatgccaccttgagctctttggagaaaaggcaagATGTATGTGCAATAAAACTAATAATTCCTTCTTTGCACTTGCACCAGTGGCACATTAATGTTGCTGTAGTGGCACTAAGGGAAGTATCTCTTCTCCTCTTAGCTCGGTGTGATTTTGAATACTTGGAGTTATTGAAGTTGTTTGTGTGTGGCCCTTGATACATTCACTGCTGAGGCtagagtaaaaggtaaaggtgtccctgtgcttatagtgcgagtcgtttccgactcttagggtgacgtcttgcgacgtttactaggcagactgtatatatggggtgggattgccagttccttccctggcctttctttaccccccagcatatggcgggtactcattttaccaaccacggatggatggaaggctgagtggacctcgaccccttttactggagattcaacttactccttccgttggaatcgaactctggccgtgagcagagcttcagctgccttaccgccgcttaccactctgcgccacggagggtcattaGGCTAGAGTAGTTTCTCCTAAATCACCGAGTTTCTTGTTTCCCCTGCAGCATTCAACCTGTCTATGGAGCTCAACATCCTCCACTGGATCCCCGGCTTACTAAAAAGTAAGTAGTCTCCCATCTCTTCTTCAGAAGACAGACTTTTAGCATTCATCAGCACAGTGTGGCCCTTTTGCCTTGAGGGGAAGGCTTATTTGTCTGTCCATTTAGTTTGCTGTCTTTTATGGATTAACAGCCTCTAAGGCCTCAGTTTAAATTGGTGATCACAAAACCTATTGCAAAAAGAGAAGAGCTTACAGAGGGGGGAGCAGCATCAAAAAGTAAACCGGAAGGGAAATTGATTGGCTTAAATATACTGCCCCAAGTGTTTGGCTCAAACATAGCCTTTGGGCTCAAGAATTACAAACTATTTGATGTCCTGTTTGAACTAGGAGGAAGCATTTTTTATAACAGGAGAACTTGTGATCATTGCCCCAGTGgaggatgttttgtttaaatgtattggaTGCTACTTGAACCAATTAATTCTCCACCAGGCACCAGTTTGAGGTTTACCTGTCTTTTTGCTTCTTTCACAAACCCAATCCCCCCAACTATTGGCCACTGAGTGGTGGTGGGCATATAATGACCCGCTGGCTTCACTATTAAGTCACTATAGGAAGGCATTCCCATCACAATTGTTGCCATTATATCGCAAGAGATATCCCTTACTCTCTAGAGGGGATTTCTCCAGGGAAACAAAGGAGGGCAAAAACTTGAATGCTATTATCCAGGCTATTTAGAACCATCATGGTTTATGTGTTGCTTGTTTTATATATAAGCAATGTAGCAGTCTAAAGGTTATCAATCTGATGTGTGCCTTTCCCCTGTGCTGAACATAAAATAAGAGTCGATCTCGTCATGTTTCCGTGGAGGTTATAAATACATTATTTCATAAATATGCAACTAATACTGCTTCAATTTGGTAGTATTTTTCAACTGTTGATTATCGCTatcttatttttctttaaatcagTGCCACTCTAGCCCAGTGAATGGGACTATTATCGGTTGGATGATAGAGgatgtatataaaaatataagagaactTGGGAAATATTTGTCCACTATAGATTCTTCTTAGTCACTGTCAATTAAGATGGAGGGACATCTTGGGAATTGGGACCACTTCTATAACCATCTTCACTAAAACTTTTGGGAATTTGCTAGATTGATAGAGTCTGTATTTGATCTTGAATTTCTCTTTTAGGGAGTGCCACACCCACCCATttcaggaggtggaggaggggtCTTTGCAATCTGCCAGTGAAGCCCTGTTCCAGGTGCTATCTCTTTCAGACATTAGATTGTTGTTAACTAGGAGTAGAGCTTATTCTGTTGTGGCCCCTGGATTCTGGAATACCCTCCCCTGTGAAGCCAGAGTGCCAGTTCTTGCCTCTGTTTGGAGAATGACTACTTACCAAACTCTtggaagctgtttttttttaagtgctgctgttgctgttttgttgCTGTCCATTAGATTTCTATAGTTGTGATTTTCAAAATAATAATGTCTTTTAGATTGGTTGATTTTAGTGATCAGCTAGGTAGGTTGGTGGTATTGCACCTGAATTCATTCAAATCTCTTATGCAAATACCTTTAGTGCTGCTGATTTACTACTACTTCCCAACTTGACTAAAATCCTGTTCTCCAGATatgttatgtttttaaagctgtaaaACTTTCATAAAGTATCTCTGTAGTATGAAGATCTCAGTGACCATTCTACCTTTGAACGCATGGCTTATAATCATCAATCTTGTTTAGATACCTGTTTGGACATATGGACTGCCtatattaatctatatgtttactTTTGGATTAATAGAATATTTTTATTGTCAGTTAGCTGATgacgtttttcttttttctttttgttatatttgcaaataaaattCGTAAGAGTGGGTTGtatcaatgctagtcctactcagagtagacccattgaagttaatgaacatgactactCGGGTGCAAGTGACCCCCTtcagtgaagacagatgcaagtaATTGCATTAGTTTTTCTGTATTGTGTTTGTCTGGCTTGCCTCTTGAATGTGCTATCCTTGATCAGGCTTTCTGAGGTGGCACTGAGACATTTCCATTCTTGTTCTGAGTGCCACTCTTGGTCTCTTTAACCTTGTTGGAGTTCATGTGCTTTCTGTGTTTCTTCTTGGGACATGAACTTTCTCTTGGGTTCTGTGGCACAGGACCTTTTGACTCACTAAGTTGAGGATAAAGCAAATGCAGCTTATGGGAGAAGAGTGGAGCCTGATTACACCTATATTTTATATACATATTGACCTGATCACAAAGTAGTATGTTCTTGTAGTTACTTTCAAGTTGCATGCCTTTATTTTACCGTTTTTCAGGATTCCAGACATGCtcattgaagctgaatccagtcTCCTCCTTCTTTGTTTTGCTTGCCACTCAATACTCTTGGCTGGCAGTTTTTCTTTTGGCAGGAATGTTTATCCTCACTGCCCCATGTGTCAAGACTACAAAGCTCTGGTTCAGACTTTGAACTTTGTACTTGACATAGAGTGCATAGAGGGACTTTTTCATTCCTTCTCCTTGCCATGACCAGCGGAGAAAGGAATGTATCATGGGATGGAGAAGTGGCTGCAGGGGCTTGGCCCAGAGGGGAAATGACATCAAATAAAGCAAATTATACTGTGGGCAGGGGAAGGCTAGATGCAGAGTTTGACTACACTGCAGTCACACCAGTTTCCTTTATTTTGTAGCTTCATCAAGGAACGTTCCAAGATCAATGCACTGCCCATGAAGAATAAGAAGGCCAGCAGTTTTCATGAGTTTGCCCGTGACACCAGTGATGCCTGGGACATTGGGGATGATGAAGATGAGGACTTCTCATCTTTCCAGACTTTGAACTCTAAGGTGGCCAAGGCCACAGCAGCACAGGTGCTGGAGAACCACAGCAGGCTGCGTGTGAAACCTGAGTGGCCCCAGGCAGCTCTGAGTGAAGCACCAACCAAttgtaaggtcatcaagtccaataGTGAGGCCCAGCTGTCCAGAGCACCTGGTAAGAACCCTATTGCTCTCTACATCCCTGGTTTTTTACAGTAGATGATATTGTCAAAGCTGGGTGAGTTCAACAGGTCTGCACAGGTGTCACATTTGGAGTCAAGTGCAGAATCGAACTTCCTGAGAATATTGGATTCTAGCTGAGGAATGCAGATCCCCCCCCATGACTACAAAAATAGATTTGAATATGTGTGGTTGATTCCTGTTGAAACCTCGAAAGCTGGCAAAGGCTTGAGTTAAGTGTGTTATGTAGCTCCCTGTTTTGCCTTGTTTTAGCAGGAGTAGAATAAATTATTGTAGATAATATGCAAATTCTATGGATCTGCATAGCTCTCATCCATGGTCAATGTTGActgtaggatgctggacttgataaatccttggtctgatccaggggGATCCTCCTTTAGCTAGTGGTACTTTGCTTTCCTTAGCAAATACTATAAGTTACCTTGGTGTACTTTACAACAAACGTACATTTGCATAGTATGCACAGACCTGATATGCTTCCATGGGATAATAGCTTAGTGTCCTATCAAATCAATCTCCTTATTGGTCACAGTCCTTGCATTATCCTTTTGGGGGGCGGTGATTGGGGCAAGCTTTCTGTGAATAAGTTAATAACAAACCAGTCTGAAAGGGGGACTTTGGGTCAAACTggaggcttgggggggggaaatctctaGAGCTTTGATTTGGAGCTTTTGAGCAGACATACAAGGCACACTCAAAATAATTTAGGTGATCCAgactagtctttttttttttttctttgatggGTCTAGTGGAGTAAGGGAAATATATTCTGCTGTTTGCCTCTGAGAAATGAGCCTCCCTGTCACAGAACCACCACCAGGTGGCATCAGAGCCCATGTCACACCTCCATTTCTCTGCTGGAACCTGGCTGGCTACTTGGCATAGGGGTATAAAAGGGATTTGGGGGATTTGGGATTGTAAAGTGCCTTTAAGGTTTTCTGCTTCCCCCTATATGTGTTGAGGTTGCTGTTCAGCATGCTAGAGAAGGAAGGGAAACATGAAAATTGGAGCAACAGGACTGAAGAGATGGTGGAAGGAGAAATGTGAGAACCTGGCCATGGTCATTGCTGGAGAACAGGCCAGATGATCTTGACCTCAATCAGTAATTGTTCAGCAAAAGTGGTTTGAGAGCCATCCATGTAAATCACTGAGTGATGTCTGCTCATGATAATATGACATTTCCTTTTCACCACCATGTTTATTAGCATGGTACAAATGATCGAGGCTCTTCTGAGTCACTATTTTCCTGTGCTGCTTCCAGTTGTAGTGAATGTCCTAACATTACATTAATTCTACACGGGGATTCCCTGTGTTCTGTACAATGTGCAAGTGAAGCagagtacaggcgggccccgcttatacggcaggttccgttctggactgccgccgtaaagtggaacccattgagtataatggggcgcatcgcgtgaaaatgacgcagaagcgcaaaattggctttaaaacggggaatttcccctaattcaaagccgccgcattagcggaacgccggaaagcgaagcgctggtaagcagggccctactgtagttcaaTATCTTGTCCAGCAGGAGAGCATGAGTTGCGCTGCTCTTTGAAGTTGTAGTTGTACATTTTAATATTGGCACGGCAGGAAAAAGTTCAACAGGGGAAACGTCTGCCCTCATTCCGTGATGGGAGAGAAAATTCACAGGTGTGGAGCCTTTCCCTGCTATGCATGTGTTTAAAGGTGTGGAGACCTTCCTGGAACCAACAGTGTTGGGTGCATGAAGAAGATAGTGGATTCTGGAAGCTCCAGAGAGTGCTTGCTGATGCCCAGTATGCTCATGGCCTGATGGacctttttaaactattttagaGGATGCCTGTGTGCGCAACCCTCTCCACAAACAACAATCCCTTCCACTCCGACCCATCATTCCGCTTGTTGCTCGCATCTCTGACCAAAATGCTTCAGGGGCTCCTCCCATGACGGTGCGTGAGAAAACTCGCTTGGAAAAATTCCGGCAGCTTCTGTCTAGCCACAACACAGATCTAGGTGAGTCCGGGCAACAATCTCCTGAGGTTCTTCTAGTTTTAGGGGTACCACCAGAAGGGAGAGGAGTTTGCTCCCCATTTGGTACCTTTCTCTTGTTTAGAAATAGTTCTGTGTTGAAACCAAAGTGGAGGAATAGGATGAATGTGGCACCCATGTCATGACAGCTAGTAATGCTGTAAGCGCTGTCTAAGTTGGGAAGCcatcatggtgccttccagatgttgtggagtacaactcccatcagctgcagacagtgtggccagtggtcaaggattatgggaggtATTGTCCACAACTTCAGGAGGGGCCCCCATTGGTTACCCCTGGCCTAAATCATGGAGCAGTACAGCTTTgtattgatttaaaatatttctaaaaatGCCTTTCCTGGTGCTGCTTATATTATGTATTAAGAACATTTGGTTGCAATCCTACACCCCTTTATCTGCGTGTTAAGCCTCATTATAATaaataggactgacttctgagtagaccaatGTAGAATTGCATTGTAAGTTACATAAATGTctgataaaaatacaattaaaaacagaaaacagaatcATAGCCACCACTGCCATAGAAATCTGTGTATccagcaaaaaaaaacccctttttgtggGCCTGGAATCTGCCAAGCAGATAGGAGTTGCTTTTCTCCCTCGTGCAGAAATGCCAGCCCAGACACCATGTGTGAATAAACTAACTGCTGTCCGTTTGCAGATGAATTGAGGAAATGCAGCTGGCCTGGGGTCCCCAGAGAGGTCCGGCCTGTGACGTGGCGACTTCTATCAGTGAGTGCCGCTTCCTCCAAACTGGGGCAACTTGTGCACATTTTCAGTCTTTAGAATTCATACAAAAGGCATAGTAGGACTCTAGGGAAACATGTCAGTTATTCAAGGCCCTGGCTGAATTCTGCAGGTTGTCTTCGGTTTAGTTGCCTGGGATTCTTAACTGGAGGGTAACGTGTCACTCCCATAATACAGGAGAACACATTTTAGAACTAGGCATAAAAACAACTGagatttatttctaaataaactGCTTGTACATTGTTCTAGTTATGCCTGGAAAAAGCAAGCTTAGATTCCAGAAAGCCGCCTCTGCAGAAAGTGAGGGAGGGATGTCTGGCTTCACAAAAAAATTTCTAGGCGATCTCTGCATGATTGTTGAAAGTAAGGTTGCTGGATTCAGAGCAAGACAGCTAAGAGTGCAAGGAAGACTTTTGGCAGGTGCTGCTTCTTCCTCCACTTGGAAGTGGCACTTGGATGGAAGGAAGTGCTTTGCTCAGCTTTTACTTTTTGTGCATTTCTTAGGAGACTCCAGCTTTTCTTTTACTAAATCCTGCAGTCCTGATTAGAACACTTCTCCTGCAAACTACTTTCAAGGGTGTGTGTAGAAAGAACAGATAGGTATTTTGAGCACAGCAGAGGAAAAGACTCTTGCTTTGACAGGCTTTTCTTCTACAGGGTTATCTCCCTGCCAACATGGAGCGGAGGAAGCTGACTTTGCAACGCAAACGAGAGGAGTATTTTGGTTTCATTGAGCAGTATTATGACTCCAGAAATGAGGAGCACCATCAGGATACATACCGGCAGGTACCCAGTCCCCTACTTCCTGCTGTCTGCTTTTTTCTGTCATGTAGCATCCCAGACTACTTTGGGGTTCCACGGCATGTGGCTGAGACACTCCCCTAATAGTGTCCCTCTGTGCTTTTAGCTGTAGCTCTGTCGCTTATTGTGGCAGATCCATCCTGCACAGAACAGGTGATGCCGTGCAGAATGCCTGAATGGAGTTTGCTGCCAGAAGTGAGCAGATGTTAACTGTTGACCTGACGAGAGATCCTAGAGGAAAATACTTTGAAAATTTCCTGAAATATTTGAACTTGCCCCAAAACTCTTCTGCTCTCAAAGTTTACTCCCATTCCAGATGCTCTCCCTCGTGTTCTTAACATAAGTGGTGTTGAAAGAATTATGGCTGATAGGCTACAGTGCTCCTTTATTACTGCAGGAGAAGCAAAACAGCTTGTTggggtttattttattattacatttatatcccaccttttctccaaggagctcaaggtggcctacaaacatggttctttctTCCctaattttattttcacaacaaccctgtgaagtaggttaggctgagaaatgtgactggcccaaggtcacctagtgagcttcatgggcgaGCGGGAATTTAAACCTTGGTCTGCCAGATgccagtctgacattctaactgCTCCACCATACTGGCTGTCCAATATCGTTTCATCATCTCTAGTCATAGTCTTACTTTGGCTTGGGCCATAGAAATATTCTAGTGGTGCAGTTGGGCAGATGAGGTTGGCAGCCCTTAACgttctctgatttttttaaaaaattctctttcAGATCCATATAGACATTCCACGGACGAACCCCCTCATCCCTCTGTTCCAGCAGCCGCTAGTACAGGAGGTAAAAAGGGCCTTTTTTTAGCTTTTCTGCAGTGCAACTTACCAGCCTGTGTTGATGGCCAAGGGTGGCTTCCTGAGAATTTTTTTCGTCTATCTAGCATTTTCTCCCAGGGTCATCTGCTTTCTACTATATGCAAGGACTGTTCTGATAGAAAAGAGAGTCAGTTGATTTCAATCTGGGCAGTGGAATTACTTCCTTTTCATCCCCAAAACACAGTTGCCACCCAGTTCTTAATTGGGCATCTTGTGCAATTTCTGTGCTCAAACTAAACTCTCAGATGAAATGCAAGTTTTATTTTGCAGGAGCACACTCAGTTTGCATGCTGGATTCTCAGTACCCTTGTGGAGGCAAGATACAGACTATCAGGAAAGGACAGAACTAGATGTTAGAGATGATGTGTGGCTGATGCTGGAGGAAACAGCCCTGAATCTCATTCTCCCTCTCTTTGGTAATATCCAGTAATATAAAATGTGTGACTTAACATCGTCACATTC comes from Rhineura floridana isolate rRhiFlo1 chromosome 6, rRhiFlo1.hap2, whole genome shotgun sequence and encodes:
- the TBC1D22B gene encoding TBC1 domain family member 22B isoform X3; translated protein: MLVLLRVDPLKLMNMTTRVQVTPFSEDRCNFIKERSKINALPMKNKKASSFHEFARDTSDAWDIGDDEDEDFSSFQTLNSKVAKATAAQVLENHSRLRVKPEWPQAALSEAPTNCKVIKSNSEAQLSRAPEDACVRNPLHKQQSLPLRPIIPLVARISDQNASGAPPMTVREKTRLEKFRQLLSSHNTDLDELRKCSWPGVPREVRPVTWRLLSGYLPANMERRKLTLQRKREEYFGFIEQYYDSRNEEHHQDTYRQIHIDIPRTNPLIPLFQQPLVQEIFERILFIWAIRHPASGYVQGINDLVTPFFVVFLSEYVEEDVENFDVTNLSQDVMRSIEADSFWCMSKLLDGIQDNYTFAQPGIQKKVKALEELVSRIDEQVHNHFRTYEVEYLQFAFRWMNNLLMRELPLRCTIRLWDTYQSEPEGFSHFHLYVCAAFLIKWRKEILDEEDFQGLLMLLQNLPTIHWGNEEIGLLLAEAYRLKYMFADAPNHYRR
- the TBC1D22B gene encoding TBC1 domain family member 22B isoform X1 codes for the protein MELNILHWIPGLLKRSATPTHFRRWRRGLCNLPVKPCSSFIKERSKINALPMKNKKASSFHEFARDTSDAWDIGDDEDEDFSSFQTLNSKVAKATAAQVLENHSRLRVKPEWPQAALSEAPTNCKVIKSNSEAQLSRAPEDACVRNPLHKQQSLPLRPIIPLVARISDQNASGAPPMTVREKTRLEKFRQLLSSHNTDLDELRKCSWPGVPREVRPVTWRLLSGYLPANMERRKLTLQRKREEYFGFIEQYYDSRNEEHHQDTYRQIHIDIPRTNPLIPLFQQPLVQEIFERILFIWAIRHPASGYVQGINDLVTPFFVVFLSEYVEEDVENFDVTNLSQDVMRSIEADSFWCMSKLLDGIQDNYTFAQPGIQKKVKALEELVSRIDEQVHNHFRTYEVEYLQFAFRWMNNLLMRELPLRCTIRLWDTYQSEPEGFSHFHLYVCAAFLIKWRKEILDEEDFQGLLMLLQNLPTIHWGNEEIGLLLAEAYRLKYMFADAPNHYRR
- the TBC1D22B gene encoding TBC1 domain family member 22B isoform X2, which codes for MAAESSKQFWKRSAKLPGSIQPVYGAQHPPLDPRLTKNFIKERSKINALPMKNKKASSFHEFARDTSDAWDIGDDEDEDFSSFQTLNSKVAKATAAQVLENHSRLRVKPEWPQAALSEAPTNCKVIKSNSEAQLSRAPEDACVRNPLHKQQSLPLRPIIPLVARISDQNASGAPPMTVREKTRLEKFRQLLSSHNTDLDELRKCSWPGVPREVRPVTWRLLSGYLPANMERRKLTLQRKREEYFGFIEQYYDSRNEEHHQDTYRQIHIDIPRTNPLIPLFQQPLVQEIFERILFIWAIRHPASGYVQGINDLVTPFFVVFLSEYVEEDVENFDVTNLSQDVMRSIEADSFWCMSKLLDGIQDNYTFAQPGIQKKVKALEELVSRIDEQVHNHFRTYEVEYLQFAFRWMNNLLMRELPLRCTIRLWDTYQSEPEGFSHFHLYVCAAFLIKWRKEILDEEDFQGLLMLLQNLPTIHWGNEEIGLLLAEAYRLKYMFADAPNHYRR